In Drosophila pseudoobscura strain MV-25-SWS-2005 chromosome 4, UCI_Dpse_MV25, whole genome shotgun sequence, the following proteins share a genomic window:
- the LOC6903398 gene encoding mediator of RNA polymerase II transcription subunit 12-like isoform X3, producing MGNWRSSCKMEKDQPGMTKSRANLDRQLALLASDRNKAESRHKMKQLDGASSDDINRGHEVSEDDLDLNDIEQADQESLGALNQQPKDAPEGLQIGGIEQADLPSFEALNQGPEDAPEEPQIGCIEQVDLPSLEAPNQEPEDAPEGPQMGHIEQANQAPLEALNQGPEDAPEEPQVGGIEQANQASLEALNQGPEDAPEEPQIGCIEQVDLPSLEASNQEPEDAPEGPQMGHIELANQATMGALNQELKDAPDEPESGDVEQANQASLGALNQGPEDVPDEPQIGDIEQASLGGLNQGPEDAPEGPQIGCIEQVDLPSLEVPNQEPEDAPEGPQMGHIELANQAPLEALNQGPEDAPEEPQIGCIEQVDQPSWGALNQGPEDAPDEPESGDIEQANQAPLEALNQGPEDAPEEPQVGCIEQFDHPSLGALNEGPEDAPEGLQIGGIEQADQPSLEALNQGPEDAPQERQVGGIEQADLPSLDAPNQEPEDAPEGPQMGHIELANQANMGALNQELKDAPDEPESGDVEQANQASLEALNQGPEDVPDEPQIGDIEQASLGGLNQGPEDAPEGPQIGCIEQVDLPSLEVPNQEPEDAPEGPQMGHIELANQAPLEALNQGPEDAPEEPQIGCIEQVDQPSWGALNQGPEDAPDEPESGDIEQANQASLGALNQGPEDAPEERHVGGIEQFDQPSLGALNQGPEDAPEERHVGGIEQFDQSSLGALNQGPEDAPEESQVGCIEQVDLPSLEALNEGSEDAPEGLQIGGIEQADLPSFEALNQGPEDAPDEPESGDIEQANQASLGALNQGPEDAPEERHVGCIEQFDQPSLGASNREPEDAPEGPQMGHIEQANQAPLEALNQGPEDAPEEPQVGCIEQVDLPSLEAPNQEPEDAPEGPQMGHIEQANQAPLGALNQGPEDAPEGPQIGGIEQADLPSFEAPNQGQQNAPKEPESGDTQQPNQKPPGDSSGQWPKDIQGRRESSDGSGSKDANQWLYRQAETELCDIKQYGGEQEQENASSAIGINVKDKAISDENAGDVPLFEDHKKMPDAASTTTSEDLQDFIEVMNDGPVDLPLEDLNQYQSIEKKLSDAEEGEVCNDSDVKIPTQGVQKPQEYSDCEEGEVLTDDNDDDASFYNSGKKDIRHSTPFPKENNYRMFEKKQLPMPKLNGASNYLMGLQKMPHAFIPGMQQPDADPFYSQAKSHMRIGPLLPTPLFIKSLPFDLTEAPNRNETYTRKTTEFVGAPISWHSEGGDPTKEAEGSSSLTNSGKKSISRSSSPRTRKRTRSPPITLKRSRSRCLSPSVSPPRYGYSKRRRCRNRRTSRRSRTGSPSTSFSRSSSRSPKRSPRRRPRQHSSFSPRKSPHRAVSRYRGNSIRRRSRSPPIRCRSRSPPIRRRSRSPPISRRSRSPYVRRRSPSPLARRRSRSPPTRRRSRHASKQSRGLVRPLPMARRKRKISTSSSNSYNASEDSASSSDSSFKRALRRAKTPKKGPKTPPDSPPPEDPSKSRKKFLQNELLRLNEKIEAVKKLRQMKLMKLTSNLDPRFKS from the exons ATGGGGAATTGGCGTTCCAGTTGCAAGATGGAGAAAGACCAGCCAG GAATGACGAAATCGCGTGCGAATTTGGACAGGCAGCTCGCTCTCCTCGCTTCCGATCGAAACAAAGCGGAAAGCAGACACAAAATGAAGCAGCTCGATGGGGCATCGTCGGACGATATCAATCGGGGGCACGAAGTTTCAGAGGATGATCTTGATCTCAATGACATTGAACAGGCCGATCAGGAATCATTGGGGGCTCTCAATCAGCAGCCTAAAGATGCACCAGAAGGACTACAAATTGGAGGCATTGAGCAGGCCGATCTGCCATCATTCGAGGCTCTTAATCAGGGGCCCGAAGATGCACCAGAAGAACCACAAATTGGATGCATTGAGCAGGTCGATTTGCCATCATTGGAGGCTCCCAATCAGGAGCCTGAAGATGCACCAGAAGGACCACAAATGGGACACATTGAACAGGCCAATCAGGCACCACTGGAGGCTCTCAATCAGGGGCCCGAAGATGCACCAGAAGAACCACAAGTTGGAGGCATTGAACAGGCCAATCAGGCATCATTGGAGGCTCTCAATCAGGGGCCCGAAGATGCACCAGAAGAACCACAAATTGGATGCATTGAGCAGGTCGATTTGCCATCATTGGAGGCTTCCAATCAGGAGCCTGAAGATGCACCAGAAGGACCACAAATGGGACACATTGAACTGGCCAATCAGGCAACTATGGGGGCTCTCAATCAGGAGCTTAAAGATGCACCAGATGAACCAGAAAGCGGAGACGTTGAACAGGCCAATCAGGCATCATTGGGAGCTCTCAATCAGGGGCCTGAAGATGTACCAGATGAACCACAAATTGGAGACATTGAACAGGCATCATTGGGGGGTCTCAATCAGGGACCCGAAGATGCACCAGAAGGACCACAAATTGGATGCATTGAGCAGGTCGATTTGCCATCATTGGAGGTTCCCAATCAGGAGCCTGAAGATGCACCAGAAGGACCACAAATGGGACACATTGAACTGGCCAATCAGGCACCACTGGAGGCTCTCAATCAGGGGCCCGAAGATGCACCAGAAGAACCACAAATTGGATGCATTGAGCAGGTTGATCAGCCATCATGGGGGGCTCTCAATCAGGGGCCCGAAGACGCACCAGATGAACCAGAAAGCGGAGACATTGAGCAGGCCAATCAGGCACCACTGGAGGCTCTCAATCAGGGGCCCGAAGATGCACCAGAAGAACCACAAGTTGGATGCATTGAGCAGTTTGATCATCCATCATTGGGGGCTCTCAATGAGGGGCCCGAAGATGCACCAGAAGGACTACAAATTGGAGGCATTGAGCAGGCCGATCAGCCATCATTGGAGGCTCTCAATCAGGGGCCCGAAGATGCACCACAGGAACGACAAGTTGGAGGCATTGAGCAGGCCGATCTGCCATCATTGGATGCTCCCAATCAGGAGCCTGAAGATGCACCAGAAGGACCACAAATGGGACACATTGAACTGGCCAATCAGGCAAATATGGGGGCTCTCAATCAGGAGCTTAAAGATGCACCAGATGAACCAGAAAGCGGAGACGTTGAACAGGCCAATCAGGCATCATTGGAAGCTCTCAATCAGGGGCCTGAAGATGTACCAGATGAACCACAAATTGGAGACATTGAACAGGCATCATTGGGGGGTCTCAATCAGGGACCCGAAGATGCACCAGAAGGACCACAAATTGGATGCATTGAGCAGGTCGATTTGCCATCATTGGAGGTTCCCAATCAGGAGCCTGAAGATGCACCAGAAGGACCACAAATGGGACACATTGAACTGGCCAATCAGGCACCACTGGAGGCTCTCAATCAGGGGCCCGAAGATGCACCAGAAGAACCACAAATTGGATGCATTGAGCAGGTTGATCAGCCATCATGGGGGGCTCTCAATCAGGGGCCCGAAGATGCACCAGATGAACCAGAAAGCGGAGACATTGAACAGGCCAATCAGGCATCATTGGGGGCTCTCAATCAGGGGCCCGAAGATGCACCAGAAGAACGACATGTTGGAGGCATTGAGCAGTTTGATCAGCCATCATTGGGGGCTCTCAATCAGGGGCCCGAAGACGCACCAGAAGAACGACATGTTGGAGGCATTGAGCAGTTTGATCAGTCATCATTGGGGGCTCTCAATCAGGGGCCCGAAGATGCACCAGAAGAATCACAAGTTGGATGCATTGAGCAGGTCGATTTGCCATCATTGGAGGCTCTCAATGAAGGGTCCGAAGATGCACCAGAAGGACTACAAATTGGAGGCATTGAGCAGGCCGATCTGCCATCATTCGAGGCTCTTAATCAGGGGCCCGAAGATGCACCAGATGAACCAGAAAGCGGAGACATTGAACAGGCCAATCAGGCATCATTGGGGGCTCTCAATCAGGGGCCCGAAGATGCACCAGAAGAACGACATGTTGGATGCATTGAGCAGTTTGATCAGCCATCATTGGGGGCTTCCAATCGGGAGCCTGAAGATGCACCAGAAGGACCACAAATGGGACACATTGAACAGGCCAATCAGGCACCACTGGAGGCTCTCAATCAGGGGCCCGAAGATGCACCAGAAGAACCACAAGTTGGATGCATTGAGCAGGTCGATTTGCCATCATTGGAGGCTCCCAATCAGGAGCCTGAAGATGCACCAGAAGGACCACAAATGGGACACATTGAACAGGCCAATCAGGCACCACTGGGGGCTCTCAATCAGGGGCCCGAAGATGCACCAGAAGGACCACAAATTGGAGGCATTGAGCAGGCCGATCTGCCATCATTCGAGGCTCCCAATCAAGGGCAGCAAAATGCACCAAAAGAACCAGAAAGCGGCGACACTCAGCAGCCAAATCAGAAACCGCCAGGGGAttccagtggccagtggcccaAAGATATACAGGGAAGGCGTGAATCCTCTGATGGGTCGGGTTCTAAGGATGCAAACCAGTGGCTCTATAGACAGGCCGAAACCGAATTGTGCGACATTAAGCAGTACGGTggggaacaggagcaggagaatgCTTCCTCAGCTATAGGAATAAATGTGAAAGACAAAGCTATTAGCGATGAGAATGCGGGGGATGTGCCTCTGTTCGAAGATCACAAGAAGATGCCGGACGCTGCATCCACAACAACATCGGAGGATCTCCAGGATTTCATAGAAGTGATGAATGATGGGCCCGTGGATTTGCCATTAGAGGATCTCAATCAATATCAATCCATTGAAAAAAAACTATCAGACgcagaagaaggagaagtTTGTAACGATTCGGATGTGAAAATACCAACCCAGGGTGTCCAGAAACCACAAGAATACAGTGATTGCGAAGAAGGAGAAGTTCTTACCGATGACAATGACGATGATGCTTCATTCTACAATTCCGGCAAAAAGGACATCCGTCATTCGACGCCGTTTCCCAAGGAAAACAACTATCGGATGTTTGAGAAGAAGCAGCTGCCAATGCCGAAGCTCAATG gTGCGAGCAATTACTTGATGGGACTACAAAAAATGCCTCATGCCTTCATCCCTGGAATGCAGCAGCCGGATGCAGATCCATTCTACTCACAGGCCAAGTCACATATGAGGATTGGTCCCCTGCTGCCGACACCATTGTTCATCAAGTCATTGCCATTCGACTTGACAGAGGCTCCCAATCGGAATGAGACGTATACGCGCAAGACCACGGAATTTGTTGGGGCACCGATCTCGTGGCACAGCGAAGGAGGCGACCCCACGAAGGAGGCCGAGGGTTCGTCGTCCCTCACGAATTCTGGAAAGAAATCCATCTCTAGAAGCTCATCGCCACGCACTCGAAAGAGAACCCGCTCGCCGCCAATCACATTGAAGAGATCCCGCTCCAGATGCTTGTCCCCCAGCGTGTCTCCCCCTAGATATGGCTACAGCAAGCGCCGTCGTTGTCGCAATCGTAGAACATCTCGTCGCTCGCGTACCGGTTCCCCCAGTACCAGTTTCAGTCGCAGCTCATCCCGTTCACCGAAGAGAAGTCCGCGTCGACGACCGAGACAACACTCATCTTTTAGTCCTCGCAAATCGCCCCATCGGGCTGTATCTCGGTATCGAGGGAATTCCATACGGCGTCGGTCCCGCAGTCCTCCCATACGTTGTCGCTCCCGCAGCCCTCCCATACGTCGTCGCTCCCGCAGCCCTCCCATTAGCCGTCGCTCCCGTAGTCCTTACGTGCGCCGTCGCTCGCCCAGTCCTTTGGCACGCCGTCGCTCCCGCAGTCCTCCCACACGCCGTCGTTCGCGACATGCTTCTAAACAATCCCGAGGCTTGGTCCGTCCACTGCCCATGGCACGGCGAAAGCGAAAGATCAGCACCTCATCGAGCAACTCATACAATGCCTCAGAGGATTCAGCATCTTCGAGCGATTCGAGCTTCAAGCGTGCTTTACGGCGTGCGAAGACACCTAAAAAAGGGCCGAAAACCCCACCAGATTCCCCGCCACCCGAAGACCCATCAAAGTCTCGAAAGAAGTTCTTACAAAACGAGCTTTTGCGTTTGAATGAAAAAATTGAGGCAGTGAAAAAGTTGCGACAAATGAAGTTGATGAAACTAACATCTAATTTAGATCCCAGATTCAAAAGCTAA